The following is a genomic window from Episyrphus balteatus chromosome 1, idEpiBalt1.1, whole genome shotgun sequence.
tagttattatttgcttcttactaactactaacactgCACTATGTGATGAGTCGAATAACACAGTTTTGTGTTGGCAAATGGTCGCAAGACGGTGCTTGCTATAAGCGCTCTTCGGCTATGAACTGATAGTGTAcctaattttgaataaaatccgtccacccgtttacgTTGAGGAAATgggtacagatggacgcacagacgcacagatgGACGCAATtgcgaaacccacttttttggacttctccatcatcgtaaacGTTGGTTGGTTTTGACAAAAAACCTGACAAATAGTGCTTCGCGCACCACAttacaaaaccaaaatatataatatgtTTATCCTTATTTCCAAAACAACGAATACATACTAGGGATGTTTCGGATGTGGATTTTTTCACATCGCGGATGCAGATGCGGATGCGGATTTTTGAAAGTTAACATCTGTAGATGCGAATGCGGATGTTTAAgatcttatataaaaaattaatataaattgattaaaacaataggtgtgttttttattaccaccggtcttaactggacaaaaaaacgcagtctgggctaagcaatttacatgttaaatacaacaacactttagccccttgggcttagttgttaagcccggagaattctttgggcttaactttttgaagagttttaaatctgtgctacccaaccataaattgtttagaagttgttaagaaacgtcaaaactgaagtttgaaatgacaaaataaaattaaaaaaaaaaattaaaaaaaagaatttaatttttttaaactggtaGTTTAATTGGTGCTTACATTATGAAAAATTATAGTTTCACAGCTCTGGAAGCTATCGCATGGCTAAGACTATGTCGACCAGGGTCAGTTATTGGTCATCAACAACAATGGATGGAAGagtaaagccttaactacattggctcaaaaagtgaaaaagtacaaaagtgaacattttcaaacccatttttttatagtttttcgggatgaaaaattaaaacaaatgacgcagaaagcttattttttggcctaaaaaataatttgtgtactctttatcacaaaacaattgcgctagtcagaaaaaaaaacttttcacttttgtactttttcaaaaagtggtgtatgtagttaagccttaagtaTACCAAATCCATCACTATCATTTATCTTATTCAAACCCTTCTATTTATCCTTTTTAGTAAACAAGCTTGGCTATTAACAGAAGGTGAACGTCTTGGAAAACGTTGGAATACCGAACCACCCAAACACAAATAGGCATTTATGTATTCTCTGATTTTAAATGACAAAGCTAGCAATCAGCAATTGAATGATAATTCAGAAGTTCTACTCACAAGTCGAGTGAAAGGTATCTCACAAAAAGTCGATACAATGCATATCAATGAATTCAACGTCCAGCTGAGGACAAACTTCGACGTGACCAGGCAAATGAAACTGGAAGCATAAAACATGCAACACTCGTCGGTCGTATAGGTAAGACCAATTCATATAACAAACATGAACAAACCTACATAAATGTTTTTCAATTCCAGGCAGAACACCGTTTTCCTTCTCAAAACCTCATCCTTTTGGGAATGGATTTAGCCGAGAATTTCTCCCAGTTAACAACTAAAATCCCCTTCCACAGTTGTTGTAATGATGAAAAGAACAAAATCAACATGTCCGACCTCAACACTCTTTTAAATGATCTAAACAGTTTGGACTATCTACAAGGAAAGTTTGTGGATAAAAAAACTGCTGCCAGACTTATTGAGTCTTTTATAAACATCAACACTCAAGAGGAAACTCTACTGTACTCATGAACAAACAGAAAATTCAACTCATCGAATGGCAATTGAAGTGTTTGAATTTTAACTTTGCTGCCACAGCCTGTGATATCCTAATGTCCATGCATGCTTTGTTTAGGAATCACCAGAGTTTCGGAAACCTCGAACAGTTAATAAAAATCGTAAATCCGATGGGAAAATGAAGCAGAATCCAAACAACGATGAAGAGGTTCTTCAATTGCCATCGGGAAGCAATCTCAAAGTCGATTGTAGGTTTGATACATTTTAAGTTCTCTtccatatttgtattttttgtttattatttcagTTGAAACTCCCGGTATCAGTTGGCCGGTATTCCGTTGGGTTTGGAGTGTGGCCGTTTTTTGGGAGCAGGAAGGTGTTGCCTTGCATAAGAAACTCAGGCATTGCTTGTGGTTCGTTGAGCCAGGTGGTGAAGTTTAAGGCGAATTGTTTGTGCAGTAGAGGTAGCTTTTTAATCCATATGTTATGGATGTTATCAGGTCCAGGGGCCTTCCAATTGGAAACCGATCTAATGGCTTCTGCTACTTCTTCCTCAATTATTTCACCGGATGGCATTTGGGGTGTGTTCTCATTTTGAAGCCGTTCGCTCACTAGCCAGGATGGTGACTGCTCATGGTTTTCCGACTTCTCCCAGATGTCTTTCCAGAACGATGTTGCTTCCGCAGCATTGGGCAAATGATCAATTGTTTCATCTGTGTTTTGTCGGACTGCGTTTCTATAGAACATCCTTTCATCATTAGTAAAACTTCGGTTCTGTTGTTTACGTTCTCGGCATTTTTTGTACCTGGCAAGTCTTTTGGCTGTGACTGCTAGTTGTTGAGTTTTTTTATCCTTGATCCTAATAATTTCTCCAGTTGTTAGTGGAGAAAATTGCGTATTGGGACAAATCACACCAATTTGTTTCAGGACCTTCTTCGTTCTGCGTCCATTCAAAAAAGCAGTCAGTCTGCCTAGTTCAGCtctaagttttgaaattttcttttgtaaacacCTTTCCCAAAATGGTTCTTTTAGAATTCTTGGCATAGCTTCTTGGTCGTTACGATGCACCTTCTTTCCCATGGTTTTTGTAACAGCAACCGCCGATG
Proteins encoded in this region:
- the LOC129909418 gene encoding uncharacterized protein LOC129909418; amino-acid sequence: MGKKVHRNDQEAMPRILKEPFWERCLQKKISKLRAELGRLTAFLNGRRTKKVLKQIGVICPNTQFSPLTTGEIIRIKDKKTQQLAVTAKRLARYKKCRERKQQNRSFTNDERMFYRNAVRQNTDETIDHLPNAAEATSFWKDIWEKSENHEQSPSWLVSERLQNENTPQMPSGEIIEEEVAEAIRSVSNWKAPGPDNIHNIWIKKLPLLHKQFALNFTTWLNEPQAMPEFLMQGNTFLLPKNGHTPNPTEYRPTDTGSFN